The Haloarcula sp. H-GB4 DNA window CAGCACGTGGCGACACTCTTCGGCGTCGTATTCAGCGACCTCCAGGGCGACAGTCTCGACGAATGCCATCCGGTCGTACTCCGTCCACGTCGCCTCTCGATGGCCTTCCACTTCGTCAGCGAGGAAATCGCGGTACTCGTCCAGCGCATCGTACGCCTTGATGCCGACCAAGGCGCAGTACAGGTAGACGTAGGAATTGAAGAACTGGAACCGCGCCGCGTCCGGCCCGCCGCTCTCCTCGCGTCGAGCGATATCTTCATCGATCTGGGCGAAGAACTGGTCCTGGATATCGTCGTAGATCGGACGGCCACGGTCGTACTGTTGGAAGAACTCAGCCATCAAACCAAGGGCTGCGACCTGGTACTCGTGCGATATCTGGGCGTCATCGAACCAGGTTTCAAGTTCATCGACGATCTCGGCTATATCATCCGTGTGGCCATCGTGGGTCTGTAACGCGAGGCCGACCCAAGCCGTGCTAAGCGGGTCGCCATACCAGCCGGGCCGTTCCTCTTCCCGGCCGAGAAGCTGGTGGGTCGTCCGATGGATGATGAGCTTCAGGTCGGGCTGGGACTGCTCTCCCTGCGACTGCTCGCCGGCCGTGGTTAGAGGAACCATGGGATATCCCTGAGGCGTGGGCTCACCATCCGGCCTATGTTAATTTTTGACATACCGTCATCATTAACCTTCTGGGCATTCTCGATGATATCTGCGATATCCTCGGCGTACTTGATTGTGATCGGCATATTTGATCCGAACTGGTCCTTCCAGTACACCGAGCACAGGTCATAGATGCCCTGCGCGACCTCCTCAATCTCCAGGCTGCCCTCGACTTCCAGCTCGATCGGGACTGGCGATCCCGGGCGGAAGTTGCGGCGGCCGCCCGTCATGACGAATCCCTTGTTCCCGCCGGTTCGGATCCACAGCCCACGTTGCGACAGACCGGTTTTGTGCCGGTCGTCGTAGATCCGGAAATCGTGGCTGTCGTTAAGATGCGCCAGCGTGACGTCGAGGCTATCGAACTCGTCCTCTAACCGTTCCTGTGCGTCACGCTCCGCCGGGCCGATCCGCTTGTAGCTGTGGACCACGATATGCCCCGGTGCGTTCTCTTGCTGGGCATACGTCTCGGCGGCCTCCACAATTCTCTCTGTCAATTGGTCGTTAAACGAGTCGTAAGACCTGGTCGCCTGCGTCGAGTCGAACCAGAGGAAAGCGCCGTTGCTCTGGTAGGCGGCAGCGAACCCGAGTGTCCGTGTCGTCCCGCCGACCCGGCCGGCGCGGTACTCGCTTTTCCCGACGCCGATCACCAAGTCGACCGGTGACTGGGGCCGATGGATGACCCACGGCGTCCCACCGAGCTTCGCGTAGATCTGGCTGACAACATTGACAATCAGGTACTTCAGCGGGACGTGGTGCGGTGAATGCCGCCGAAGCTTGTCAACAAGTACCATCTGGGTAGGAATACCGGCCTGCGTGAGAAGCGCCTTCACCGCCCAGTACGGCGACCGGTATCCGCGGCTGCGCATCTCGTTCGACATGAACACGATCGCCAGATCGTCATCGGCGGCTTGGATATCGTCGACGGCGTCCACGTAGGTATCGAGGTCAGTGTCGTCCAGTTCGATGGTGTTCGCGACGGAGACGCTGTCCATTCGGAAGAACGACCGGAAGCCGTTCGGGTAGTAGCTCGAGTGGCCGTTGATCAGCGCATCCTGGAACCCTTCGGCGTCCGACCGCCAGCTTGCCGGGTACACGATGGTGAACGTGGCGTCGGTGAAATCGCGAGACGTGGAGGAGTCGAACGGACCGTTCCTGCCCAGCCCTTTACCGACGTTACTGTTCGTGATGCTGGGGTTGGTGTAGTCGAATCTGTGGGTCGGTGAATCGAGTTGCTCGGCGTGGAACTGAGTGGGCATGGGTCAGGTGAACACCTCCATGGGCTGGTCGGCGATAGTAAGCGTCTGCCCGGTCAGCAGTTCGACGTCCCGGTCGATCTGGTCCATCAGATCGTTCAGCTGGCCGAGTTCGTACTTCGCCTCCCGCTCCGAGGCCTTCTCCTCGCTCAACCGGTCCGGGATACCAAGACGGCCCCGACCGATGTCTTCGATGATGCCGGAGTGGCGGCTGCCGTACTTGTCCGTCGCCCACTGACGGATGTTCGCGTAGCTGGCTTCCATCGCGACTCGTTGGACCGGCGGGTTGGCGTCGATACCGTCGACAGCCGGTGACAGCGACACGTACCGGCCGGACCCGTCTGCAGCATACTGGCACGCCTCGCCGCTACCAGTGAATCCGTCGAACTCCCCGATCAGCCCGTCATGGCCGTGGAACGTGCAGTCCCCGTGTGTACAGTCAGCAGGGCAGTCCATCTTAAGCCAGAACTCTCGATTGTTGACGCCGTCCAGCACGCCTTCAAGCGGTTCCGTGAAGATGTTCGTGGTCGTGTACGCGAAATTGACGCCGACGAACGGCCCCTGGTCCGGGAAATTCCAGAACCGTGACCGGACCTTCAGTCCTTGACGGATCTCTAGGCCGTCCACCGGTTCGGCCACGGGATCGGTCAGGTAAACCTCGTTCACCCGGTGGGTCTGGGCCTCAGTCTGGTCGACCTGCAATGGGGTGAAGTCGTGGTTCTCGATAAGATGGCGGATTACGCTGTACTGCACCAAGTTCGAGTAGATCCAGAGATAGTCTTGCCACGGAACGCTGTTCTGCTCGTACTCGGTCTCATCCTCGAGCACCTGCCGCCCCTCGTCGTTGGTCGGGACGGCGATCATGGGCGAGGCCTCGGTGTCGGTCGTAACGGAGTCGTACCGCTCGTCGATGATCTGAGGAATATCGCGGTTGTTAGAGGGATATCGCCAGATCCGGAGGTCGTCGCCCGGAAGCTGGCACTCGTACACGTTCAGATGGACCATTCATCCTTGTATACTGATAGACACGGCTTATATCTTGCCGGTTCGACGCCCGGTAGCACACCGCTTGGGCCGGCCGCTATGCGAACTCGTCTTTCAGGTAGAGGACGCGGAGATCGGTGACGTTGCTTATGACCTCGCGGCTGTTGTAGATCCCGACTTTCCCCGATACCGGGGTACCGTCCTCGTACCGCACGACATCCCCGTCCTCGTCGCGAAGTGCATCGCCTTTGTCGCCGGTGACCATCCGCGTTAGCAGGCCTTCGTCGCACATATATGAGGCGTCACATACGACCTCGATGTCCATATCGTCGGACAGAGTACGTTCCAATGTAGAAACGCGCGAGTCCGGGATATCGCCGCGTTCCGGACCGAGGTTCACTCGCTTCCGGAGTTCGTCCTTTCGCTCCCATGCGTAGTCCTGCAGGCCCTCGACCAGCAGTTTCTGGATCTTCCGCACGTTCTCGACAGTCACCTCAAGGTCCAGTTGGTCCAGTTTCTCCTCGAAGTACCTGCGGATATCCGGTTTCGAGGACGGCTTGATATGGTACGACTCAACGAACAGCTCCACGGCAGTCTCCATGTCCAGATCGTCGCAGTTGAAGATCGCGTCCTCGAACAAGAACCGGCTGTCACGGAGTTCCGCCATCTTTGATTTGAAGTTCCCCTTGTCCTCGTTCCAGGAAAGTTCGGAGCGGTCCCACTCGTATTCGATCTCGTCATCGGTCACCGGTCTGTTGCAGTACTCGAAGAAAACAGTGTCCCCGATGTAGAGCTCATTGTCCGAATCGAGCAGGCGGTTAGCGTCGCTGTGCCACCAATCCTGGAAGAAGGTGTATCCGGTCAGGCAGTTCGTGTCCAGATAGTACCGCATCTATTGGCTGGGAGCGAATCCGACAAGTGCCTCGGCAACAGCGTCCTGTGCATCACGTACGACCTCATTCCGTTCGAGCTGCGCTCCGAACTTGGTCTGCTCACGCTCTTTATTTTCAAGTCGAGCCCGCATCTGCTTCTGGTAGCTGTCCACGTCATCCGAGATGGCATCCCTGACCTCTTCGACGGTGAGATCGCTGTGTTCCTGCTGACCGACCTCGATCATGAATACCGCCCAGAACGCGTCACAGAGGCTAAGCATCTCGTTGACGCTGTAGAACTGGTCGGTCTGGTCAAGCTCGGTGCTCATCACTGTGTACCAGAGATGAAGATCGGATTCCAAGTTCGGAAACTCGTCCGTGGGGAAGGTCTTGACTACGTGGGAGAGGGTGCGCCGGATGTCGTCCTTATTATAGCCGTCGTCAAGGAGATCCGGGTGGTTGTCCGCGGCGGTGCGGAGCTGCTTATCAAGCTGCCGAAACTCGCGCTGGACATCATACGGGGCGTCCTCGTACATCAGGTCGGTCAGCGGTTCTAACCCGCCAATCTGATAGTACCGGAGCAGCACTTCCTGCACCACGTCTCGGACCTGGTCGATTTCGTTATCCGATGCGTCGATGGAATCTGGTTCGACAGGGCAGACGACCTGCGAACCGCCGTCTTTGGATTTTTCGACGGTCACAGAAGAGTCGGAGATGGGTGTCACCGTACCGTACCGGTACCAATAGTATGGAATGTCAGCTTTGATACCTTCTTCTTCCAGTTCCTGCTTGGTGAAGTACAGCAGCTTGTGAAACTCCTTCTCCCGAAGTGGGCTGTCGTATTTCCTCTCATCAAGGAGGAGCGCGGTTACGTCGTCCACCCCGAACTCGGGAGTCATATGTGTGACTTCTACTGCCTTCTCACTTAAATGTAGGTAGGACGTTATTCCGAGTGAGGAATCCAAACCACCATTTTGAGGCATATAAGAGGATGTTTACACGCTGAGGGGTCATTCACCACCCTCCGAAAGTTCGGAGTCGATGAACCGGATTCAC harbors:
- a CDS encoding Piwi domain-containing protein, with translation MPTQFHAEQLDSPTHRFDYTNPSITNSNVGKGLGRNGPFDSSTSRDFTDATFTIVYPASWRSDAEGFQDALINGHSSYYPNGFRSFFRMDSVSVANTIELDDTDLDTYVDAVDDIQAADDDLAIVFMSNEMRSRGYRSPYWAVKALLTQAGIPTQMVLVDKLRRHSPHHVPLKYLIVNVVSQIYAKLGGTPWVIHRPQSPVDLVIGVGKSEYRAGRVGGTTRTLGFAAAYQSNGAFLWFDSTQATRSYDSFNDQLTERIVEAAETYAQQENAPGHIVVHSYKRIGPAERDAQERLEDEFDSLDVTLAHLNDSHDFRIYDDRHKTGLSQRGLWIRTGGNKGFVMTGGRRNFRPGSPVPIELEVEGSLEIEEVAQGIYDLCSVYWKDQFGSNMPITIKYAEDIADIIENAQKVNDDGMSKINIGRMVSPRLRDIPWFL